The stretch of DNA TTCCGGGGAGATCAGTCCCTCGCGGGCGAGATGGTCCATGCCGGCGAACCCGCCGGTCTCCTCGTCCACCGTCGCACTGAATTCGAGGCTCCCAAGCAGGTCGACACCCGCCTGACGCAACGCGGCCGCCGCGAAGAGCGCGGCGGCGATGCCGCCCTTCATGTCGCAGGCGCCGCGCCCGTAGACCCTGCCGTCCTGCACCACCCCGGCGAAGGGATCGACCGTCCAGCCTTCGCCCGGCGGCACCACGTCGGTATGGCCGTTGAAATGCAGTGTGGGCATCGGAGACCGGCCGGGAAGACGGCCCACGACGTTCACGCGGGGACGTTCCGCGGAATGGTCCGGATGATGCTCGGCGGTCACGTAGCGGGTTTCGAAGCCCAGCGCTTTCAACCGGTCGCCCACCAGCCGGGCGCAGGGGAGGTATTCGTCGCCAGGCGGATTCACGGAGGGAATGCGAATCAGCTCCCGCAAAAACCCCAGCATGTCTTCGCGGAGGACGTCAACCTGTTCCACGATACGCTGTTCCAGCGGGGTGATCATGGGCTCACGGGTAAATGTGGCTATGCGGTGCCGGTGCGTTGGCGAATAGTAACGGGCCCTTGGATTTCAGGCGCCCTGTACCGGGTAACCCCGGTACAGGGCGTCTCGTCGTAGAACCTGGCCATGCTGCCCCTTTCCTTCGCCGCGTTGAACCGCATGCCCGCCCGGGGGTGCTGGTTCATCAGGCCCGTGATCATGTAAGGAATGTCGAATCCCCACATCAGTTCGGCCCGCATCGGCTCGACGTCGTACTGAATGCATTCCAGCAACGGCCGCAGGCGGAATTTAGGGTTGTGAAGGAACCCGACGATCAACTCCATGGGACAGTTGCCCGCGCCGCGGCCGAGACCGGCCAGGCTGGCGTCCAGGTAGTTCGCCCCGCGGATCAGTGCCTGGACCGTGTTGGCGAAGGCCAGTTGCTGATTGTTGTGGGCGTGAATGCCCACCTGCTTGTCGGTGGACTGCAGGGCGTTAAGGAACTTGTCCACGAGCGCTTCGACCTGTTCGCTGTACAGCGCCCCGAAGCTGTCCACTACGTAGATGGCGTCCACACTGGATTCGGCCAGCATGGAAAGCGCCTCGTCCATCTCGCTTTCGGGAACCGTCGAAGCCGCCATGAGGTTCAGCGTGGTCTCGTAGCCCTTTTCGTGGGCGTCCTGGATCATGTCCAGCGCCAGCGGGATCTGGTGGATATAGGTGGCGATCCGGATCATGTCCAGCACGCTTTCTTCGGAGGGCAGAATATCGGTCTTGTAGTCGGATTTCTCCGCGTCGGCCATCGCCGCCAGCTTGAGCGGCGTGCCGTTGTCGCCCACGATGCCGCGGATGTCCTCTTCGGCGCAGAACTTCCACGGTCCGTGCTCATCGGGAGAAAAGATCTGCCGCGAGTTGATGTAGCCGATTTCCATGTAGTCGATCCCGCCGGCGACGCAGGCCCGGTAGACCGCCCTGACGGTATCCGCCTCGAAACGGTGGTCGTTCATCAGGCCGCCGTCCCGTATCGTACAGTCGATGAGCTTGATCTCCGGACGGTAGGTCAGCCACTTTCGTGCCGGCGCTTCGTTGAGAGCTGATTGGTCCATAATCCTGTTCAGAACGCTCCTGGTATCTGGTGAATACGCGCAAATGCCCTGGCGGCCGCGAAAAGCACGGCCGACACCGCGACAGAACATATATGACACCCGGGCGCGGGACAAGGTATTTCAAGCAGCGCGCGCGAAAGACGCCCGCATCGGGTAGCGGCACGGACCACGGGTGATCTTCGAAGGGACATGGACCTTGCGGCCGGGCCTGGACCGGCCTGACCCCGCCTGGATCCGCCTGATTCCGCCCTTGCGTAGATTCGACGCGCTCGCCTGGACCCGCCCGTGAATAGATTCGAAACGCCCGGCTGAATCAGACCGTGCATGGATTCGACGCGCCCGGCTGAATGCCCTTGACTAAATCCCCTTCCCCTGTATCATGCTTGGTGCGTTCGGGCCGCGCCAATCAAGCGCATACCCGGACGCGCCGGGCATTCGTTTTTGCGGGCTGAATCTCACGGGATAAAGACCATGGGCATCATTCTCAAGACGGAAAAACAGATCGAGACCATTCGCCGCAGCGCCCAGGCCGCGACTGCGACGCTGCAGCGTATGGGGGAAGCCGTAAAACCGGGCCTGGCGACGTCCGAACTGGACAGGATCGCCCGGAAAATGATCCGGGACTTCGGGGGCACATCCTCTTTCCTGGGATACAAGCCCACTTTCCATCCGCCCTTTCCCGCCACGATCTGCGCGTCCATCAACGATGAGATCGTACACGGCATCCCCAGTCCGCGGCGCGAGGTCGCCGAGGGAGACATACTCAGTCTCGACTTCGCCATGATCATCGACGGGTACCACGGCGATACGGCTTTTACTTTCCCCGTCGGCCGTGTTTCACCGGAGACGCAGCGGCTGCTGGACGTCACGCGGACTTCGGTATTCAAGGGGATCGAGGAAGCGAAGCCGGGAAACCGCATCGGCGACATCGGACACGCGGTGCAGAAACACGCGGAATCCCACGGATACTCGGTGGTGCGGGACCTGTGCGGACACGGGATCGGCCGCAGTCTCTGGGAGGAACCGCAGGTCCCCAATTACGGCAGGCCGCAGCGCGGCATCCGGCTCAAACCGGGCATGGTCATCGCCATTGAACCCATGGTGTGCGCGGGCGCGCACGCGATCCGGGTCCTCGACGACGAATGGACGACCTCCACCGCCGACGGACGGCTGTCCGCCCATTTCGAGCATACGGTCGCCATCCTGTCCGACGGTCCCGAGATTCTGACAGAAAATTCCGACCTCTGGGATTAACGCGACCGGTCCATCCGGTACGGCGCGATCCGAAGGATGTTGCGGCATTCAGGATGCGCATCTGAACGCCGGGGTCTTTCCATGTCCTTCTACAACCCCGTCAGTACTTGTTCACTGCAGATCCTTCAGTACGGCGTACCGTCTCGCTTCTTCCCGGGAGTCGGCCAGGACCAGATAGGCGGGCATTTCCTTGGCACCGTGGGCGGGCACCTCGAACTTCGTCTTGAGTCTGAAGTGTCCTCCGCCGATGCCCCAACTGTCCATTCTGGCTACTTTCAAGGGCGATACGAGCACGAGAGTCCGTCCGGTTCGCGGATTGGCGGCAGCGGTCCAGTGACCGCCATGGTGACGGAAGTGCCAGTCGATCCGTTTTCGTTCGTAGTCCGCTGAGAACAGGACGGTGTCGTGCATCTCGCCATCGGGCTGCAAAAAGAGATTCCACCCACCGTTCAGTTGGCGAGGCGTGCCCCCTCCATTCACGAGTCTCCATACCAGCTTGATCACCGGGCTGGCGCCCAGGGTCAGCGTATCGAGTTCCAGAGTCAGTCCGCGGGTCTCTTCGAGGGATAGCACCGCCCGCTGGCGAACGCCAGTCCATTCGATGCCGCGCGCATCTTTGCAGAAAACCGTCTCCGCCGTAAAGGTCTCACCTTCCAAGGGTGCTGTCCAGGAAAGTCGGCCCATCTCTACTCTCGGCTGCAGACCGCCGTACCAGGGGTAACTTGCTCCGAAAACCCTTGGGTTCGGAAAGGCCGATGCCAGGTGGTTACATTCGTCCCCCGCGTCTCGGATTGCGCTCACAGAGCCCAGGAAAGAAGGGACCACGTCGATTTCGAGCCGCCGATTACGAATGGTGAATATCCTGTGGCGCGCGGATTCGCCTTCTTCCACCTCCACGGCGGACCCGTCTCCCAAACGGATGAGCGGTACATCGGCCTCGACGTTGCGCTCCCCGCCTTCGAGTACCATCCGGCCGTTGTACACACCCGGTGGTTGGGACGTGGCCAGTCGCACCGACCCGGTGAAAGGGGTTTTCCAGTCGATTTCCGAGAATGAAATCCACATGGGATCGCAGCGCCAGCCGTCGGGCATGGCAAAGGTGACGGTTCCGCTGGCCTTCCGGGTCTTCCATTGCGCTACGCGGAACCGGATTTCTGTCTCTTCCCCGATGACCACGGCCGTCGGTGGATCGGTCGACACCTCGAATTCGCCCAGGACCGGTGGGAGCGGGTCGAACTGGTTGACCTGGTGCCCATTCGTGCGCCGCCACACCCGGCGCACGCCCTGCCAACCGCCGTCGCCAACGAAGAGACGAAGCAGACCAATGGATATCCGCGACTGTGGCGCGCAGGTCGTCTCCCGGCTCACAGACTGGAATTCGTACCCGTTCCATTCGATTTCGTCCAAGTCGCCAGGCCAGAGGACCCCGATCGTTCCATGCGACATTTCAAAAGCACCCCACGTCTCAGCGAATGAATCACCACGCTTGAAGGCGTAGTCGTCCGGCGCAGGACGGTCGGCGCATTGCGCTCTCAGAACCCCGTCCCCGAGCGGCAGCGTCAGCGTCGTAAACTCCGAGCCCCCATTCGTCACGAACTGGTAGAGGCGAAAGGTACGGGGGTCGAACCCGGTGTTTTCCACTACATGTTCCACCGAAATGACCGGTCCGGCGTTCAACCGGATGATCCGGCTGAAGACCAGGCCGGGGGTCTTTTTCGGTGCATAGGTTGCCGAGAGGACCACGCCGTGCCCGTCCCGTTCGGCTTTCAGCTTGAAGTCCGACTCGCTGTATTCGCTCGGCCACTTCGGCGGTATGGGGCGCGCGCCTTCGGTGCCCAGATACCTTCCGGTGGTCCGGTCCCTGATCTTCAACTGGCCGCCCCCGGCCTCCAGAGTCGCCCTGAAGATTTCGTTCTCGAACCGTACCGCGCCGTCCTGATGGAACAGCAGTCCGCCCGGCTCCAGCGCGAAGACGGCGTGTTTCGCATCCGCCAAGTCGACCGTTCCGCCCTTCCATTCCACGCGGCCCGAAAAGGTCACTTCGAAGACGCCCGGACCGTCCGCCGCGAGGACCGTTTCGAATCCTCCGTATCCCCGGGCGGGCACCGCGTTGGTTTGCGCGCTCTCGTCCACCGAGAGGCCGTCTGAAACGGTGAGGCGAACCCGCGCTTCGACATCATCGGGCAACTGGCTGCGCAGGATTACGCGCACGGGCTGCGAGTTGCCGGGCGCCAGCGTGATCTCCTCCGGATCAATGGAAACAACCATCTCGACCCGGGGGCGAATGCCGGTGGCGAGCTCGATGGGAAGATCGTCCCAGCGAATGTCGGAGCGGACCCTCGGCGCGGTCTTATCCCTGTCCACGGCCTCGGCCTTCGCCGATACGCTTACCGGCGCCTCGAGGGTAATCGTCTCACCGGGTCCTAACGTTGCTCGATGATGGAAGTCGACGGACAGGTCGCCCGACTCCTTCGCAGTCAACGAGAGGACGACCGGCGTGTCCCTCCGGTTCTGCAGTTTCCACCGCAGGACCGTCTTCCCTCCCCGCACGGGTTCGATGTCGTCCACCGTAGCAGCCGCGTATAACTCTGCCGTCTCCACCGCCGTCACGTGCCGGGCCTCGCGGTCCACCCGGACCGTCAATTCCTCCCGGGCTTCGGCAGACGCGGCCTCATCGGACGGCGCATATCGTTCGGCAGGCGCCGAGAATCGGTAGGTGAAAACCCGCAGCCCTTCCCACTCTTCCTCGTCGGGCACCTGCTCGACCGACCTCTGCAGGGACTCGTACCAGTCGTGCCGGTCGAAGAAGTACCGTGTACACGGCATCGAAAGGATCGCGGGCATGTAGTTGCGCATCACCGGATAGGGTCCGGCGTCCCAGAAGAAGCCCGTCCGCTTGTAGGGCGCCATCGCCTTCACGTTCCCCGACCAGGTGTCGAGGTCGACGTGGGCCTTCTTGTCCTCGATGGTCTTCTCCACCGAGCGGACGAGCATCCGCCGGCCGATACTCCTGCCCTGGAAACGTGGAGAGACGTTCAGCAGCGCGAGGTACAGGGCCTCGCCGTCGTCCTTGTCGTATACCAGGGAACAGTACCCGCCGATCTTTTCCCCTTCATCCCACACGAAGACCGCGATGTATTCTTCCCGCTCGTGCCAGTCCCGGATGTCCCGCGCGTTCGTGGGCACGCCGCCGTTCCACGTGCCGGGCCATTCGAGGTCACTTTCGTTCCACATTTCGGCGAGCGCGTCGGCATCCCGTACGGGGTCGATCAGCCTTAGATTGGCTTCTTTCGCCATCTTGTCTCCTCTTTATCTCAAGTGGTTCCCGCCATGGTCAGGCTCCCCGCGTCGACCGGGCGGGAGTACCGCATTATCATGAGGAATCGCCCCTGCTTCGTTCACCTCGTAGCCGAACCGTTCCAGGTAGTGGTCGGCGGGAAGCAACGCATCGCCGCGAAGCGCCATCTCCTGCTCCAGCCGGCCGTCCAGCCGGCGCTGCAGCGATGTGTGTTCCGTGCGTCCCACGAGGTTCCGCATCTGAAACGGATCCTTCCTGTTGTCGAACAGCAACCAGGGGCCGTCGAGGTTGCGAACGTATGTATGGCCGCGGGTCCTGATTCCCCGCCACGGCTGGCCCCGGTATTCCGAAAAAGGCGCGATGCTCATGATATAGGCGGCTTCGTTGCCCCTGAAGGCTTCGCCCCGGACGGCCGGCGCATGGTCGCGGCCTTCGCAGGTGCCGGGGACGGGGACTCGGGCCAGGCCGAGTAGCGTCGGCATGATGTCCACCACGTTGAAAGGCGTTTCGATGCGAAGTCCCGCATACGCCTGTCCGGGGCAACGCATGACGAAGGGGACGCGAACGGACTCGTCCCACGGGTGCTGCTTGCGCTGCCGGCCGTGCGATCCGAGCATGTCGCCGTGGTCCGATGTATAGACGAAAACCGTGTTTTCCGTCAATCCCCGTTCATCGAGCGCACGGCCTATCCGCGCCAGCTGATCGTCGAGGGCCGTGATATGGGCATAGTAGCCCAAAAGGTCGGTGCGACTGGGTTCGGGGCAGTTGGGGCGAGCTTCGATCTCCTCCGGCGGATACCGGTCGAGATAGCGACCGGGCACGGCATCGTAGGGATTATGCGGCGGTCCCCACGAAAGCACCAGGGCGAAGGTACGGTCCCCTTTCCTGGTCCGTATGTAATCGATGGCCAGGGAAGTCTGTGCCTCCGCGTCGTAACCCGTCCAGTAGAGCGGATCCTCCGAATCCCGGTAATACACAGAGTGCATGTAATCGTGCGTGCAGTTGCCCACCGCCCAGAATTCGAATCCCCGCCTCCGCGGCCCGGGCGGGGTATATCCGCCCCGGGACGGGCCGTCGAGATGCCATTTCCCGATGTAGGCCGTGTCATAGCCTGCCCCACGCAGGACGGTTCCCAGAGTCGGCCGGTCCGCCGGCAACCTGACGTCGTTCATGAACATGCCGGTCGTCAACGGGTACTGGCCGGTCAGAAAGGCTGCCCGCCAGGGCGTGCAGACCGGGATGTTGGCGACCGCCAGGTCGAATACGACGCCTTCGCCGGCCATGCGGTCCATGTAAGGCGTTTGTACCTGGCGGCTCCCGCCGAATCCGGTACTGCACCATCGATGCTGATCGCCAAAAACGAATACGATATTCGCGGCGCGATGCCCGGACATGGATTTCGATCTCCGTATTACTCGCCCCGGACCCGGTTACGTGCTCCGGTCCGCCCGGTCCGCCTGGTCCGCCCGGTCCGCCCGGCCCGCCCGGATCGCGCGGTCCAGCAACGATTTCAACGCTGGAGCAAAGTCGATGTCCCGGGCCGCGGCCTGGCCCGAGGCCGACATCTTCTTCCAGGTCTTCGCCAGGATTTCGACCAGTTTCTCCTCGCTGTGCTTCTCCGCGAACGCGGGCAGGTAATACCGGAGAAACACCAGGCAGGCTACGTCCTCGAGGGTCTGCGCTTCGGGATCGGCCTTGAATCGCTCTTTTCTGACGAGGGACTGCACACGCTCCACGAGCGTATCGTCATAGCCGACGTCCCGCAGGATCGAGCCCGCGGTCTGGGCATGGTACCAGGCCAGTTCCGTCCGCCACTGCCGGTAGCCGAGCCGGCCGACGGGGAAATCGCCGCGGGGTATCTTCCACCGTTGAATATGCTGGCAACGCACGGCAAGGCGCAATGCTTCCGACGCACCGGGCGCCAGGTCTTCCAGGCAGGCGGACATCCGACGGCCGTACAGAAGCGCCTTCGGAATCGGCCGGCCGTCGACTTCTTCGGATTCCGGGTCGGCGCCGTTCGCGGTGTCGATGCGTTCTATCGCGTCCGAGAATCGATCATGATCCATCAATCTTTTCGCTTTCAATTAAAAAGCCGCCGGATGTTGACTCCGGCGGCTTTTTCGTCGTGGCATGAGGCGGTGCGGGAATGCGCTCAGGCGGAAATGGCGAGCCGGTCACGGTACTCCTGCTTCCCGAAGGTCGGTTTGACGGGACGAAAATCGATACCATGCCGGGTGCACAGTTTGCGCAACTTGTTGACCGCGCCCCCGATATGCTTGCCATCCCGGCAGATCCCGAACAGATGCTGACTCACGACCCTGCGCGAGATACCGAGGATCTCCGCGACCTCCTGCTGGGTTTTCTGATAGATGAAATACAGCACCACAACCTCGCACTGTTTCTGGGTCAGATACTGGGAAAGGAAATCGTAGACCGCGTCGGCCAGTTCGTCCACCCGATCCTCGCGCTGGTACCGATGCACCCGGTCCTCCCCCGTTTCGTACCAGATATTCGCTTCGTTGGGAAACTTTTCCAAATCAACCTGATCCAATCGTATTTCCCAGAATTCAGGATTATACATGAACTGACTTTACCTCCGGTTCGATACGTTCAAGGACAGAAAAAAACCGCGTGACTCTTGTCTCGCGGCTCCGGAGGACGTGCGTAGTACCCCTTTCAAAATCCGGATTTCAGGGGCTGCGCCAACAACACTCCGGAGACGGGAACGGCGTGCCTGCGTCAGGGACGAGGGCCTTCGGCCCGGTAACGGACCGCGTTGCATGGATATCTGTTGCCATCTTCATGCCTCCCTTTGTGTGTGTTATCCCGGGGCGGACGCTGGTCACAGATGCCTTTGCTGTACGAGCTGTCCATGGCGAATTGCACAGAGGATTCCCACGGGAATAAGGACGCTATCTACATATATACAATCCGGATGCACTTTTTCTTCGATTTGAAAAGAAAAAACAGAAAAAGGCAGGCCCCGGTTAAACAACCGCTCAGCCAATCTAACGTTGGAGTCCCGATCCGGTTCCCTCGATCTGCGATTCCAGGTCCTGCCGGGTGAACTAGTTCAAGGGCCCGGGAATGGAACAGGCCAGGGCAGCGGCGGCGTTGCCGTAACGCAGGGCGGAACGGGTGCAATCCTGCAGACAGCCGAGGAGGTAGCCCGCGGCGAAGGCGCCAGGCACCCCGTCGGGATCGATCGCCTTTATCCCGCTGATACGGTCTTCGAAGACCTCGCCGGACGGGGAGACCGCGATACCGCACAGGTCCCCCGCTCCGGCGGCGGGGAGGCGGTGCTCCACGACCGACAGGTTCTTTGTGACGAACCTGGCCCGCGCCCTGTCTGCCGCCGACGGCATCGGCCCGTCGAACCCCCAGATCGTCTCCAGGGCCCGTAGCGTCACCATGAGGATATCGGCGGTTTCCACGAGATCGCGCACCCTTTTTTCGACCTCGACGTCGAGACGCTCCCCGTCCGGCGCGTCCAGCAGGATACTGACCCGGCTGTCTGTGGCCCGCGCCGTTTCGAGGGCGGCTTCCAGCCGGCCGGCGTTGGCGGAATCGAGCATGGGCGCCGTGAGGTCCAGATGAAAGACGGCCGCTTCACGGATGGAGGACCAATCCTCCGTGCCGGGACGGGCTGAGCGAAAGGCGGTATCGTCCATGTCGTACCAGGACAGGGTCGGCCGGGGCGCGCTCCCCGTCTCGGTGTAGCACAGCCCGGTGCGCCCGTCCGGTATCCGCACCACATATTCTGTATCTACCCCGTGCTCCCGGACCTTGTTGACCAGCTTCATGCCCAGGGGCGTGTCTCCCACCACGGACAGCCATGCCGTCCGGAGGCCAAGCCGCGCAAGCCCCACCGCCGTTTCCAGGGCGCCGCCGGCCACGGTCACGCCGAAACCCCCGGCCTGCTCGAATCGTTCCCGGCCGGCCGGGGAGAGCCGCAGAAAGCCCTCGCCCCAGGCTAAGACGTCATACCTGGCTCCCTTTTTACTCATCGGTGGTTCTCCTTGCCGTCCGCCTCGATCGACTCCAGGAACTTCAGCGATTTCAACTCCCGCCCGTCGTCCATCTGGTACAGGTAGAAGGCGCGGATCGCGCGCTGAATCTCCTGCCGGGACGTTCTGACGGGTTTCAGCCTGGACAGATGTTCCAACGGCATTTCGCGGACACGGGACAACAGCCGCGTGGTGCCGAGGGAGAGTTGCATCGCTTCGCCGTCCTGGGCCTGGCAGTCGCGGCACAGAATCCCGCCCAGGGACGGACTGAAACGGACCGACGCTTCCTCCGGGCGCCTACCGCATCCCATGCAGGCGGAGAACTCCGGCCCCGTGCCGTAAATGTCGGCAAATTCGAGTTGAAACCGCCAGAACAACATTTCGCACGCTGCCGCGGGCAACCGGTCGATCGCTTCCAGCGTGCGCATGATCAGTCCGAAGAGCTGTTCGCCCGGCTCCTCGCCGAGGACCAGCCTGTTCACCAGTTCGCAAACGGCGCTGGCGTAGCCCACCTTCGTCAGGTCTTCCCCGATATGCCTGAAGAACGGCCCCGGCTCGACCCTGGAAAGATGCTGCAATTCGCGGTTTTCGCGGCGGTTGAACGATACCGTGATCACGCAGAACGGCTGCAGGGAGGAGGCCATCCTGCTCTTTGGACGCCGTGCTCCCCGGGCTACGAGCTTGACCTTTCCGAATGCCCGCGCGTACACCGTGACCAGGAGACTGGTATCGCCCAGCGGGATCCGGTTAAGCACGATGGCTTCCGAGGATTGAATGGCCATGGGGAGG from Gemmatimonadota bacterium encodes:
- a CDS encoding PfkB family carbohydrate kinase yields the protein MSKKGARYDVLAWGEGFLRLSPAGRERFEQAGGFGVTVAGGALETAVGLARLGLRTAWLSVVGDTPLGMKLVNKVREHGVDTEYVVRIPDGRTGLCYTETGSAPRPTLSWYDMDDTAFRSARPGTEDWSSIREAAVFHLDLTAPMLDSANAGRLEAALETARATDSRVSILLDAPDGERLDVEVEKRVRDLVETADILMVTLRALETIWGFDGPMPSAADRARARFVTKNLSVVEHRLPAAGAGDLCGIAVSPSGEVFEDRISGIKAIDPDGVPGAFAAGYLLGCLQDCTRSALRYGNAAAALACSIPGPLN
- a CDS encoding GNAT family N-acetyltransferase; its protein translation is MAKEANLRLIDPVRDADALAEMWNESDLEWPGTWNGGVPTNARDIRDWHEREEYIAVFVWDEGEKIGGYCSLVYDKDDGEALYLALLNVSPRFQGRSIGRRMLVRSVEKTIEDKKAHVDLDTWSGNVKAMAPYKRTGFFWDAGPYPVMRNYMPAILSMPCTRYFFDRHDWYESLQRSVEQVPDEEEWEGLRVFTYRFSAPAERYAPSDEAASAEAREELTVRVDREARHVTAVETAELYAAATVDDIEPVRGGKTVLRWKLQNRRDTPVVLSLTAKESGDLSVDFHHRATLGPGETITLEAPVSVSAKAEAVDRDKTAPRVRSDIRWDDLPIELATGIRPRVEMVVSIDPEEITLAPGNSQPVRVILRSQLPDDVEARVRLTVSDGLSVDESAQTNAVPARGYGGFETVLAADGPGVFEVTFSGRVEWKGGTVDLADAKHAVFALEPGGLLFHQDGAVRFENEIFRATLEAGGGQLKIRDRTTGRYLGTEGARPIPPKWPSEYSESDFKLKAERDGHGVVLSATYAPKKTPGLVFSRIIRLNAGPVISVEHVVENTGFDPRTFRLYQFVTNGGSEFTTLTLPLGDGVLRAQCADRPAPDDYAFKRGDSFAETWGAFEMSHGTIGVLWPGDLDEIEWNGYEFQSVSRETTCAPQSRISIGLLRLFVGDGGWQGVRRVWRRTNGHQVNQFDPLPPVLGEFEVSTDPPTAVVIGEETEIRFRVAQWKTRKASGTVTFAMPDGWRCDPMWISFSEIDWKTPFTGSVRLATSQPPGVYNGRMVLEGGERNVEADVPLIRLGDGSAVEVEEGESARHRIFTIRNRRLEIDVVPSFLGSVSAIRDAGDECNHLASAFPNPRVFGASYPWYGGLQPRVEMGRLSWTAPLEGETFTAETVFCKDARGIEWTGVRQRAVLSLEETRGLTLELDTLTLGASPVIKLVWRLVNGGGTPRQLNGGWNLFLQPDGEMHDTVLFSADYERKRIDWHFRHHGGHWTAAANPRTGRTLVLVSPLKVARMDSWGIGGGHFRLKTKFEVPAHGAKEMPAYLVLADSREEARRYAVLKDLQ
- a CDS encoding aldolase catalytic domain-containing protein, with translation MDQSALNEAPARKWLTYRPEIKLIDCTIRDGGLMNDHRFEADTVRAVYRACVAGGIDYMEIGYINSRQIFSPDEHGPWKFCAEEDIRGIVGDNGTPLKLAAMADAEKSDYKTDILPSEESVLDMIRIATYIHQIPLALDMIQDAHEKGYETTLNLMAASTVPESEMDEALSMLAESSVDAIYVVDSFGALYSEQVEALVDKFLNALQSTDKQVGIHAHNNQQLAFANTVQALIRGANYLDASLAGLGRGAGNCPMELIVGFLHNPKFRLRPLLECIQYDVEPMRAELMWGFDIPYMITGLMNQHPRAGMRFNAAKERGSMARFYDETPCTGVTRYRAPEIQGPVTIRQRTGTA
- the recO gene encoding DNA repair protein RecO — protein: MAIQSSEAIVLNRIPLGDTSLLVTVYARAFGKVKLVARGARRPKSRMASSLQPFCVITVSFNRRENRELQHLSRVEPGPFFRHIGEDLTKVGYASAVCELVNRLVLGEEPGEQLFGLIMRTLEAIDRLPAAACEMLFWRFQLEFADIYGTGPEFSACMGCGRRPEEASVRFSPSLGGILCRDCQAQDGEAMQLSLGTTRLLSRVREMPLEHLSRLKPVRTSRQEIQRAIRAFYLYQMDDGRELKSLKFLESIEADGKENHR
- the map gene encoding type I methionyl aminopeptidase, with product MGIILKTEKQIETIRRSAQAATATLQRMGEAVKPGLATSELDRIARKMIRDFGGTSSFLGYKPTFHPPFPATICASINDEIVHGIPSPRREVAEGDILSLDFAMIIDGYHGDTAFTFPVGRVSPETQRLLDVTRTSVFKGIEEAKPGNRIGDIGHAVQKHAESHGYSVVRDLCGHGIGRSLWEEPQVPNYGRPQRGIRLKPGMVIAIEPMVCAGAHAIRVLDDEWTTSTADGRLSAHFEHTVAILSDGPEILTENSDLWD
- a CDS encoding sulfatase, translated to MSGHRAANIVFVFGDQHRWCSTGFGGSRQVQTPYMDRMAGEGVVFDLAVANIPVCTPWRAAFLTGQYPLTTGMFMNDVRLPADRPTLGTVLRGAGYDTAYIGKWHLDGPSRGGYTPPGPRRRGFEFWAVGNCTHDYMHSVYYRDSEDPLYWTGYDAEAQTSLAIDYIRTRKGDRTFALVLSWGPPHNPYDAVPGRYLDRYPPEEIEARPNCPEPSRTDLLGYYAHITALDDQLARIGRALDERGLTENTVFVYTSDHGDMLGSHGRQRKQHPWDESVRVPFVMRCPGQAYAGLRIETPFNVVDIMPTLLGLARVPVPGTCEGRDHAPAVRGEAFRGNEAAYIMSIAPFSEYRGQPWRGIRTRGHTYVRNLDGPWLLFDNRKDPFQMRNLVGRTEHTSLQRRLDGRLEQEMALRGDALLPADHYLERFGYEVNEAGAIPHDNAVLPPGRRGEPDHGGNHLR
- a CDS encoding DUF4202 domain-containing protein, with product MDHDRFSDAIERIDTANGADPESEEVDGRPIPKALLYGRRMSACLEDLAPGASEALRLAVRCQHIQRWKIPRGDFPVGRLGYRQWRTELAWYHAQTAGSILRDVGYDDTLVERVQSLVRKERFKADPEAQTLEDVACLVFLRYYLPAFAEKHSEEKLVEILAKTWKKMSASGQAAARDIDFAPALKSLLDRAIRAGRADRADQADRADRST